The nucleotide sequence GGTAACTGTCATCAAAGGTAATGCTGTAGGGAAGGATGTGGTCGATATCATATGCTCCTGTAAACAGTTTTTCCAGGGGTATTCGTTCGCCGGAATACATGCAGATTCCATCCTGGTCATGCCACAGGCGATATTTCAGAATGTCCTGACCGGAGGGAAAAGCATTGCCCAGTTCCTGAATTTCTTTTTTTGCTCTCTCGTTGTCCGACTGTCTGTCTTTCATCTGCTTTTCCATTTTCCTGCGCTCATCATAATTTTTGGACATTTCTCTGGCCAGCTCTATATTGACTGCCTGGGGGCTTCCGTATTTTTGTATAATGGCGTTTATCACTTTGACAGTCTGAGACACAGACCGTTTTACCACCGGATTATTGATATCATTGATAATGTCCGTGATTTCTTTTCCTTTTAACAGGCGAGACTTTTCTTTTTTGGTATTTCCCTGAAAATCATACCCGGCTTCGCCGCAGGCTTTGTCGTAATTAAGGCCTTCTTTTAAATAGGGCATCAGTTTCTTCATGGCTTTCAGAGAGACGTGCTGAAAGCCTTTGGGATTCAGCTCCAGAAGTTCCTCTGTGACTTCCGGAGCCAGACCCAGTTTCTGAAATTCCCGACTGCGGGTATCGTCATTTTTATACAGAGTCAGAATCTTTCCCACCTCGTCCAGCAGCTCTGCCTGTTCTTCGGGGGATAACGGTTCCAGTACGCCGGACATGCGTTTCTGGTATTCGTAATAGTTCGCCATGCTCACGAACCTGGTTTTTTCCGCATCTTTTATTTTTTCTTCCACTGTTTCTTTTTTACTACTGTAATTCAGCGTATTGAAGCGATAGTTGGTATCCAGTTTCAGCTCTTTCCGCACTGCACCATAGGTGATTTCTTTTTTCTTGTGCATCAAATCAAATAATATCTGACGTTCTTCCGAGGTGAGTCCCCGGCTCTTTCCATTTTTTTCCACTACACGGAGATGGTTTATTTTCTGCAGGGCCACAAACAGTTCTGAAGTATATGCGGCTTTCGGAGCTCTCGGCTCCTGGTTTTCTTTCGGCTCAAGGGCACACAGTCCTACTCTGTCTCCAAATCCTTCCATGGCATAGGGGCTTGCGCTTCCGTCGGGCTGTTTTCCCGGCCCCATGTCAAAGGAACGCTGGCTGGTCATTATGGCAAGATACGCTTCTTCCAGTTCTTTTGTGGCTTTCTGGTTGCCGAACTTCCTCTGGCAGTCGAAAATTATTTTTACTTCATCCTCCAGCAGTGCCCGGAGCATGGTATGTCTGTAATCCCCTTCCTTATTCCGGGGCGTCAGGAGATACCCTTCTTCCCTCCAGGTACAGCCGGTTCTGAATTTATCATCCTTGTATATCATCTCGCCTGCGGTGCGGTATCCATGCTCCTCCATCAGTTTCTCATTTTCTTTCGTGGCCGACAGCACGGCCCCTGTCTCTTTGTCATTCTTATCCTTTAATTCTGCTTTCCGGGTAGAACGGAAACCTCTGTGTTTTCCGATATGTATCAGTATCTGAGCCAGTTCCTCGTCTTTTAACTTCCGCTCCAGCCCTTCATATCTCAGCCGATATACGTCCGGCAGCCCGGCAGAATGATACCGCTCCATAAATTCATCAAGCTGAATCAGCCCCTGTTCCTGCAACAGCCATTTTATCCGGTCCAGACGATGTTTCCTCCGCCGCAGACGTCTTCTGGTGGTTCTGGCGCCTCTCCTCTCCTCCGCCAGGGCAGCTCCTGTTTTCGGCACTTCTGCCGCTTCAAACAGTCTTACCCCCAAATCCACAATCCGTACAGGCTCATCTTTACTGTTATTTTCCAGCACTGCCCATCCCACGGATGCAATCCCAATATCCAACCCAATTCTGTAATTCAAATCCATACCTTACTCCTTCTCTCATTTTATAAAAAAGAATGTACTGTGCATTCTCCGCCGCAGTGCGATAAAAAGATAATCCCATTCCGAAGAATGGGATCAGAGCTTTTTGGTGTTCTACCTTATTGTAGGAACCATATTATTTCTTGGTATGATATAATACAAATTTATTATAACCTCTTTGTCCCATTTTGTAAATATCTGTCAGAAACTTTTTATTTCTTAGCGGTTTCTTAACGTAACAGTTCAGACAAGCTGAACTGTTACATGCAAAAATCCATTTAAAATCCCTTTGCGATGGGATTTTTGCTCTCCTGAATCATATTCTCACGGTCAGCGCAGCAGGTGCGCAGACCTGCCTGAACCTGTTACTTCTTAGCACATCAGTTCAGACAGGCTGTCCTGTTACATGCCTGCACTATTCCGGAGTAACCCGGAAAACTGTCCCGAACCGCTCCATAAGGGCCATGATATTAGCTGTTTTTTCATCGTAGAATTCTTCATCCACTTCTGATTTCCGCAATATCAGACGCTCATACAGTTCTTCCACGCCGCCCCGCACGTAGGAGTTGAACAAATCTCGGTAATATTCAAATTCTTCCTGGGTTTCCACTCCCCGGAACGCTTTTTTCACACTTTCTTCCGGTCCCAGCTCCCTTCTGTTCTCCAGAATCATCATCATCTGCATGATAAAGTCCAAATCGTCTTTTGCTCCTGTCATCTGCTCCGGAAAAATGCTTTTCGACTCATTGGGCGCATAGTCTGCCTCCGCTTTCCGGTCCACACGGAATCCTATGACAGCTGCGACAACATACAAATCTATCAGCCGCCGGAAATATGTATGTTCGTAGTCATTCGGCACCCACAGTTCTCCCGCCATTCTGGCATGTTTTCCGCGAAACTCAAACTCCTTTTTAAAAAATTCAAAAACCGGCATAACTTATAATTCCTCCATTTCCCGGATAGCTGCGCAGGACTGATCCGCTTCCTTGTCAATGTAGTAGGCTTTTCCCACATAATCATCCAGTCCCGTATATTTCCAGTCTTTTTTCAGCATAAAGATAATCACCTGCTCGGACACTTCCGGAAGTACCTTTGCAATTAAACGGATATTTTCATCTCCCAGTTTGGAAAAGGGCCCGTCCAGCACAATGGGAAGGGTATCATTGCTCTGCGGGTTATCGGGATTTTTTTCTGCCTTTCTCCTTTTGCTGTAATCCATAACCGTTACAATAAATGCAAAATTTCTGGCAATTTTTTCACCCTCGGACAGATTCTTTTCTTCTCTGTACCCTACATCTGTCTTATAATACATCTGTATATCGTACTGGTTTGTCAGCTCCGGTTTTTTCTCTTTTGCATTGAACATACGCTGAAAATTATGCTGTATCTGCTCATTCAGTTCCTGAAATATCTTTTTTTCTTCCAGGGAAAAATCATGGGACAGCTTTTTATACAACGCTTCCGCCAGCTCCACCCGTTCCCGCCAGCGCTGATTTTCCTCATTCCTGGCTTCCAGCCCTTTCATTTCTTCTTCCAGACGTTCCTGCTGGCGTTGAAAGGACTGGATTTGCCCCTGTATCTGGCCTTTCCGGTTATTCAGCTCCTGTATGTCCGCCTGATACCTTCGGAGCCGCTTTCTCTGTTCCGCGAAATCTATATGAGCGTCCATCCTCTGTTCCAGCATAATATATTCGTTACAGGTTTCTTCATAGTTTTTGATACATCCGTCTGTCTGTTCTGCCATTGCGTGAAGCTCTTCCGGCAGGTTTTTCACCCGGTTTTTCCATTTTGCGGCAGTGCGTTCAAATTCTCCCAGCAGAGAGCCGATATCTGCCGGAGGAAGATAATTTTTCTGTTCCAGCAGACAGTCCCATTCCGGCGTTCCCGGCTTCAGGCAGGTTCCGCAGATGCATCTGCCGCTTTTCATAATATAATCTATGGTTGCCTGCCGCATATGGGGAACATCCCGCCGCTCCCCGGCCACAGATTTTACCAGTTCCGCTGACGCTTCTATCAGAGGTTCTGCAAAAAGCATAAAGGATTTATCGCTGAATTCCCTGACCATCATTTTCCGCTCGCTGAGCCAGCTTTCTTTCTGGCTTCTCTTTACAATCCCCAGATTCCGATACTGGTTCTGCAGGTTTTCCGTATTCCGGTTTGTCTCCAGATATTCCTGCACTTCCTGATATTTTTTGCTGCTGTTTATGATGTTGATTTCAATCGTTTCCAGATCTTTTTTACAGGCTTCTGTTTTCCGCTGACAGCTTCTGCACTCTGCTTCCAGATTGTCATAGAGATTCCCGGAACCTGTTATTTTCTTTTTAAATTTATGAATGACAGAATAAGAGCCCATATCTTTCAGATGTCTCATAGCCGCCTGGTATGCAGACAGGCCTGTGAGAATATGTACGGAATCTCTGATATTTTCCCGGACTCCGTTTACGGTAATATCGTTCCACCGTTCCCCGTCAAACAGAAAATAGTGGGACAGATTTCCGGGAAACAGCTCGTGGATAAGTTCATCCACCTTCCGTTCTTCCACCTCAGTCAATGGCTGGCTGCTTCCAATATCTGCAATATACATGGTCAGCTTCTTCTGAAATTCTTTTGCCGCCAGCCGGGGATACGAACGGGTATATACAACCTCTCTCCGAATGATATAACGCTTTTCTTCGTCCGAAGCCACCAGTTCCACCCGGACGCTGGCTCTGCTGTCTGCATCCATCAAAGCCAGCACGTCATTGTTCAGAAGCTGATATTCTTCCTGACCCTTCCCCCGTTCCGTCAGCACAGCTCCGTACAGGCACCAGCGGAATGCCTGGGCAATTGTGGTTTTCCCAACGGTATTATCCCCCAGAACAACCGTTACATTTCTCTCTTTTTCACAACTGAATTCTATCCTGTTTTCGCCCTTATAACGCATAAAATTATGCAGGACAATACGCTCAAACCGCATACCTTCTCCTTTCCCCGCACCCGGTAAGTCAGCCCCTGCCGTGAGGCTTACTGATTCCTCCTGGCATATTCCACAATAATTTTCTGAAGTTCCTCCGACATTTTCTGGTCGCTCCTGGCTTTGCTCCGCAGATTTTTCCGCTCCATATGCAGCACCTGAAATGTCATTTCCTGCAGTAACTCTTTTCTGATTTCCTTCATTTCCCTTCTCCTTCTGACAATGCTGTCCGGTATTTCTTTCACTCTGTTTTTCTATATACAAAGGCCACGGCGCCAGTATTTCTTTCATTCTGTTTTTTCCGCATACAAAGGCCACAGCGCCAGTATTTCTTTCATTCCGTTTTTTCCACATACAAAGGCCACAGCTTCAGTATTTCTTCCGCAAGCTGTTCTCTCCTCTCATCAATCCTGGCTTCGTTCCACTCAGTTCTGCCGGCTTCATACTGCTCAATAATTTCTTCCGTAATTTTCAGAGATACATTGCCTTTATATCCTTCTCTGACTCTCTGCCGCCCCGATTTTGGAATGCCCTCTATCTTCGTCTTAAAATCCATATTGCGCACGGAACTGTTCAGAGAATTTCTCAAAAGAGTCAGATTGCCCAAATCGTTGATATGATTCTGACGGTTCTCTGCCTGTTCCTTTGGCACGTGCCAGTTTTCCTGCCATTTCTGGGGCATAATATGCTCCAGCGTATAAGTGTAAGTCAGGGCTATCTCGTCGGAATTCTTATTTCTGCGGGAAAGTTCTGTCAGAAATAAAAGCATTTTGGCCGTATCATTTTTCATTTTCGTAAGCTGCCTTCTGACTTCTCCGTCACTGATGCTGATTTCCTTTTCTCCCGCAGCGGAACATAACTTTCCGGCTCCCTGATTCAAAATCAGACTGCATTTTGACGCATAATCCGAAACGCTGGTTCCCATAATCCTTCTCCGGATAACAAAAGACTCCAGTATCCGGCACTGTTTTCTTAATGTTTCATCCTGCAGATTTCCTCCGGCCTCTTTTAACATTTTCAGAATAAAAGGATAGAACATCTGTATGCCGAATTCTTCCAGAACCAGCAAAAGACGCCTCACGTCCTCCTGCCATGAAAAGTACGCGCTTTCCACTTTTTCCTTGTCATTCATCACCAGATTCAAACCTGTAATATAGTTACTGAACAGCTCTGCATACTCATAGATTTCATTTATCAGCATACCGTAATCGGAAAAATCATAAGACGCGGTTTCTCTGGTATAAACATTATCCAGATTTCCGAAAAACTCCCGGCTGTCCCCTTTCTCTCCTTTTTCCCATTTTATACAGGCCACACAGTACAGCAGAAATTCCAGATTATTTCTGTCCACATTTCCAAAACGCCGCCTGAAATCCCATTCGTTTTCCCCGTCCTCGGAATAAAAGATTCTGTCCCATTTTTCATTATAAATTTCGCTTACTTCCTGCTGTTTTCTGCTGTCAGTTCCGCAGCTCTCCATAAATCCCTGAAACAGATTGTTTTTAATAATATCCGCAGTGCTCAGACGGGTTCCCGCCCGGTTGATGGTATCAAAAATAGACTGCTCGTTCACGTCATGCTCCATAAGCTCAATTCTGACCAGCATTTTGTTATTGTCATTGTACATAATATCAAAAATATCTTTCAGTTCCTGCTGGTCTTTTTTATGGAGCACCCTGCGGTAATAATGATAGCACTGTCTGATTTGAGGAGAGCCCTCTTTTTTTGCTTCCATTTCCGGCCTGTTCCCCTCAAACACGCCCTGCCTTATAATAGCTTCATAGCTGCCCCTGTCCACTCTGGAATGAGAAATCTTAATTTCGCTGTCTTTCAGGGAATCCGTGGTATTCCTTTTGTAAAACAGAACATTCTGTATGGTATCCCTCACATTCTGGCGCATTTCATCGTCAAATTCATCATAAATTGCTTTGGTCAGCAATGAAATTGTGGTGAGTCTCTGCTGCCCGTCCACAATAGCCGCCTCCGACGGTTCCCGGCTCTTTCCCCATTTGATAATAATGGAACCCAGAAACACCTGGACTTCCCGGTTCCCTTCGATGGATTCCAGCAGTTCTTTCCAGTTCTCTTCTTTCCAGACATACCTTCTCTGGAAAAAGGGCACAACCAGCTTCTGAGGCCCTCCGCCAAAGATTTCTTTTACTGACTTTGCCTCTGCTCTCATAAAAACCCTCCTCTTTCGTGCTTCACGTTACAACTGTCAGCCTGCCGCAATCTCCTCCAGGGCCTCAACAAACAAATCCAGTTCCTTCTCTCCGGTAAAACGCCCCAGGCTTACCCGTACCGTACCGCCGTATTCCTTATCTCTCAGATATTTATGTATCAGAGGCGCACAGTGATACCCTGTCCGCACTGCAATCCCATATTCCCGGTCCAGCAGAATCCCCACTTCTTCGGCCTGATATCCTTCTATATTCAGAGACAGAATCCCCGCAGATTCCGAATGGACAGGGGGATACAATATGATTTCCGGTATCCGGCTCAGATTCTCCAGCAGATAGTCCCGCAGCCTCTGCTCTTCTCTCAGCCTTTCTCCTGGGTTCGGACAGACAGCTTCTTCTACGGCTGCCTTAAGGCCTGCAATGGCTGTGATATTCATGCTTCCCGGTTCGTATCCTCTCACATCTTCCGGGCTGACTTCCGGATTGAGAGAATCGCTTCCCGTCCCGCCGAATAAAATCTGTTTCAGCTTTTTTCTCCTGTTACTGACATAACCTCCGATTCCCAGAGGCCCGTACAATGTCTTATGGCCTGCAAAAATATAAAAATCCGCATTCGTATGTTTCAGGCACACCGGCACCAGACCCAGGGCCTGGGAACCGTCCACAACTACAACGGGCTGATATTCCTCTGCCAGTTCTGCAATATGCTGCCAGGGGATTATGGCTCCGGTCACATTGCTGACATGATTCATAATCAGCGCCGCAGGCGGTTTCCGCAGAAACTGATACCTGATTTTCTCCATATTCGGTTCCAGGGAGTCTCTGTCAACCGCCAGTTCCTCTGTTTCAAATCCGTACTGTTTCTGCAGATGATAAAGCACCCGTATGACAGCGTTGTGTTCAAAGGGCGTTACATAAACCACATCCTCCGGCTTCCAGTTCAGGCCGCCCAGTACCTGATTGCAGGCAATGGTGGCAGAAGGCGTAAACACCGTCTCCGCCCCGTAATTTCCCTGAACCAGACGAAGGATTTCCTCCCTGGTGTCCTCTGTCAGCCGAAAGGCTTCCCGCGCCAGCCGGTAAGAACCCCGTCCGGCATTGACTGCAAGATGCCTTCCGGCTTCTTCCATGGCCCGGTATACAGACTCCGGTTTTGGGAACGTGGTGGATGCATTGTCAAGATAAATTAACTCTCTCATATTTCCTCCATAACAGGTATCCGCAGCCTCTCTTTTGCTACTGCCTTTTCATCAGCTCCTGCAGCACTTCCGCCAGCACCGCCACTTTCTGACTGGTCTCCAGGGTATCTTCAAAATCCTCCATGGCTTCGTCAATCATATTTTTCAGAAAATTGCTGGTCGTATCGGAAATTTCCGCCTGGTAACTGCGCTTTATACGCTGCCCCCGCTCGTCCATCAGTATAATGGTCTTTGTTCCCTGCTCTCCCCTGCGCTCCGCCGTCTGTTCCACTTCCTGTTTTACCCTCCGCATTATTTCCAGAAACACTTCCGGCGTATCATCGTTCCAGTCCTCCATGGACAAATCCAGCAGCAGCCTGGAAAGGCAGGATATCATTTCCAGTTCATCATTGGTGTTCAGATTTTTCAGGTATTCCAGAAAACTGTGGGCGTCTTTATTCAGAATGTATTCCGGTTCCCCGGCTCCCTGTTTCCCATACCAGGACAGCAGGCAGCCTTTCAGGCTTTCCTGTTCTTTTCCCCCGAATATGCTGCGTACATCCTCAGCCACGCAGGACTGCAGGCGGGAAAATGCCTGCTCCATCCGGTTTCTGACCGCAAGGACCTGTTCGGCCGCTTTCTGTAAATCCGGCTCCTGACCTGTTCCCGTCATAAGTTCCGGAATCCGCTCAAACAGAAATTCTCTGGAATTTAAGTCGCTTCGTTTCAGCAGGCTCCGGAAACGTTCTGCCTTCTTCTGTTCCTCTTCCGGAAATATCCTGGCTACTCTTGCATATTTTGGCAGGGAACGGTACCATTTCTGCATGTGTTCCATAAGCTGAATCCAGCGGTTCTGCCGGCTGGACGAGGGACCTTCTTCCGGCCATGCTCCTTCCAGTGTTCTTAAATACCGCTCCTTTTTCCCGCTTTCCGGCTCCAGGTATAATTCATAATCCTGGGGAAAATCATTGACGCTGTTTAACACTTCCTCATTGACTTCCAGTTCTTTTTTCTGCAGATAGATGACCGGAATCCCCTCTGCCATCCCCAGGCGCTGTGCCAGAAACAGAGGCAAAATCCCTTTGCGTACCCCATAATCCCTGCCCTGAAGCCTCTGATACAGTTCCTGAAAGGTTCTGCGCCGGCCAATACACCGTACCAGAAATCCGTCGATTTCATCCAGAATCCTGCCGCAGCCCGTATCTTTCTCATAATGAGTATCCAGAATTCCCGTTCTCACAAAAGCAGCCCGGTACACCATATGTTCCGGAGCAGTCCCCTGCCGGAATATTTCTGCCTGTTCCCGCAGCAGAGCATTTACCACTTTATTTCTGGCCCGCAGATACTGGCCGGACACATGTTGGATATTCAACAGTTCATGATTGACAACAGGAGAAAAAGCGTAATACTGCTCACAGATTTCACTCAGCATCCGGTTAAAATCCATCTCCCTTGCAAAAGTGCGTACCGGCTCCCCTTTCCGGGCTACGCCGCACTTTCCGTACCCCGGCACAAAATTCCGTTCCAGGGAAGCATTGATTTCAAACACAATATCTTCCTCATACAGCTCCAGTTCCCGCAGCAGCACCTTATGTTCTTCTGCAGATGCGGCCCGCTGTTTCAGACTGTAAACTGCTGCCAGTTTCCGTATGTGCTTTACCATATCAAACCCATGTTCCGGCACCAGCACCACAATTCTGTCATCCTGAAGGCTCTCCGTCTTCTCTCTGACCTTCTCCCAATTCATTTCTTCTTCACTGACCAGAGCCAGTATTTTCCCGTCTGAAAACGCTTCCTCAAACAGATAAGATACTGTTTCCATCCGGAAAAAATCCTCCGCCGCTAAAAATTCGTACCGGAAATACCGGGTCATATTCCGCTCCTGATTATACTGTCTGGGCAGGACATATTCCAAATCCGAGATACGATCCAGATAACTGCAGACCGGAAATTTTTCCGGCTGTTTTGCCATCTCCGCTTCAATCTCCCGGTCTATATTCAGTCCGGTATGATTTTTAAATCCATAGACGCCCAGACTGCTCCGAAACAGGATCAGTTCCTGCTGCCTCAAAGATTCCAGGGCCTTCTGACAGGTATCCTTTCTCATTCCCAGTGCAGGACATATGACAGCTTCCACTGCCGGAAGTTCCTCTTCCTGATGAATCATCCGAAGCAGCCCCAGGGCCTTGATAATCTTCCGTTCCGCCGGATCCTGCGTCTGCTTTAAAGCATAGTCTGCTTTCAGCCATTCGCTATGGATTCTGGGCTGGTCGCTGCTCTCCCGAAACAGAGGTCTGAAATAATCATATACGGCATCTGCTCCCACACAGTATTCTGCCGACTCCTCCAGAAGCCCCGGCAAACTTCCCCGCTCCCGTCCGGCCAGAAAAGTGAATACAGTGCGTTCATTCTGGGCCACCCGCTCGCTGATGTGCAGAAGAATGGCGGCGCACACAGGCGTCAGAGGAAAACATCCCTTTCCCATCACCTGTTCGTATCCTTCATATTCCGGAAACATGGAGGAAAACCAGTGCAGACCATAAGATTGTTCCAGAATTTCCTGATATCCGCTTTCTTTCTTATATTCTGAAAATTCCTTTGAAAATTCCGGCTCTTTCTTACACAGAGTATTTGCAATCAGCTCATAATGTGTTCTGGCAGAGTCATGGAATCTCACTTCCCGGAGGCGTCCCTCCACGCCGCGGAATGTGTCCTGTATCAGTCTGTCCAGACCTTTTTCGTACTCGTGTATACTCTTATGAGCCACAAGTATCAGGTGCAGGTTCTGCTCTCCGCTGCTGTTGGCCAGCTCGCACATATCCTGCAGTGTCTTCATGTCTCTGGCAAAATGTTCTGTTCCGTGGCCTTCCATATACTTGCTGAACTCATCAAAAACCATCACAATCCCTGCATAGCCATACTGTTCCGTCAGCTTTCTTCCCACCTGCCGGTA is from Lachnospiraceae bacterium JLR.KK002 and encodes:
- the cas9 gene encoding type II CRISPR RNA-guided endonuclease Cas9 (Cas9, originally named Csn1, is the large, multifunctional signature protein of type II CRISPR/Cas systems. It is well known even to general audiences because its RNA-guided endonuclease activity has made it a popular tool for custom editing of eukaryotic genomes.) — encoded protein: MDLNYRIGLDIGIASVGWAVLENNSKDEPVRIVDLGVRLFEAAEVPKTGAALAEERRGARTTRRRLRRRKHRLDRIKWLLQEQGLIQLDEFMERYHSAGLPDVYRLRYEGLERKLKDEELAQILIHIGKHRGFRSTRKAELKDKNDKETGAVLSATKENEKLMEEHGYRTAGEMIYKDDKFRTGCTWREEGYLLTPRNKEGDYRHTMLRALLEDEVKIIFDCQRKFGNQKATKELEEAYLAIMTSQRSFDMGPGKQPDGSASPYAMEGFGDRVGLCALEPKENQEPRAPKAAYTSELFVALQKINHLRVVEKNGKSRGLTSEERQILFDLMHKKKEITYGAVRKELKLDTNYRFNTLNYSSKKETVEEKIKDAEKTRFVSMANYYEYQKRMSGVLEPLSPEEQAELLDEVGKILTLYKNDDTRSREFQKLGLAPEVTEELLELNPKGFQHVSLKAMKKLMPYLKEGLNYDKACGEAGYDFQGNTKKEKSRLLKGKEITDIINDINNPVVKRSVSQTVKVINAIIQKYGSPQAVNIELAREMSKNYDERRKMEKQMKDRQSDNERAKKEIQELGNAFPSGQDILKYRLWHDQDGICMYSGERIPLEKLFTGAYDIDHILPYSITFDDSYRNKVLVTSEENRQKGNRIPYEYFGNDAERWSRFETLVNSRIRDYRKQQNLLKQEFTEEERKEFKERNLNDTKYITRVIYNMIRENLELAPYNNPEKKKQVFAVNGAVTGYLRKRWGMAAKDRSIDTHHARDAVVIACCTDGMIQKISRNIQGRELLYARGFTAVDVETGEKFTRDDFTRDQWDEIFGVQVPKPWNYFNEELDIRLGESPREFIETHADVSRKLDYPIWFYENNIIRPVFVSRMPNRKVSGAAHADTIRSPRHYQENGCVLTRTALTDLKLDKEGEIVNYYKPESDTRLYNALKERLKSYDGDGKKAFEEPFYKPKADGSRGNLVRKVKTYDKLTLGVYVNSEKGIAANANGSMVRVDVFNVNGKYYFVPVYIADVVRKRLPMKAVVANKPYSQWKEMEDKDFIFSLYSRDLISFKSKKGKNVTCVDGTSKMVNEEVVYYYGANISTASFNGKSHNGSFEFSSLGIKSLESLKKYQVDILGNISEVKREKRMGFH
- a CDS encoding AAA family ATPase, which encodes MRFERIVLHNFMRYKGENRIEFSCEKERNVTVVLGDNTVGKTTIAQAFRWCLYGAVLTERGKGQEEYQLLNNDVLALMDADSRASVRVELVASDEEKRYIIRREVVYTRSYPRLAAKEFQKKLTMYIADIGSSQPLTEVEERKVDELIHELFPGNLSHYFLFDGERWNDITVNGVRENIRDSVHILTGLSAYQAAMRHLKDMGSYSVIHKFKKKITGSGNLYDNLEAECRSCQRKTEACKKDLETIEINIINSSKKYQEVQEYLETNRNTENLQNQYRNLGIVKRSQKESWLSERKMMVREFSDKSFMLFAEPLIEASAELVKSVAGERRDVPHMRQATIDYIMKSGRCICGTCLKPGTPEWDCLLEQKNYLPPADIGSLLGEFERTAAKWKNRVKNLPEELHAMAEQTDGCIKNYEETCNEYIMLEQRMDAHIDFAEQRKRLRRYQADIQELNNRKGQIQGQIQSFQRQQERLEEEMKGLEARNEENQRWRERVELAEALYKKLSHDFSLEEKKIFQELNEQIQHNFQRMFNAKEKKPELTNQYDIQMYYKTDVGYREEKNLSEGEKIARNFAFIVTVMDYSKRRKAEKNPDNPQSNDTLPIVLDGPFSKLGDENIRLIAKVLPEVSEQVIIFMLKKDWKYTGLDDYVGKAYYIDKEADQSCAAIREMEEL
- a CDS encoding DUF262 domain-containing HNH endonuclease family protein; its protein translation is MRAEAKSVKEIFGGGPQKLVVPFFQRRYVWKEENWKELLESIEGNREVQVFLGSIIIKWGKSREPSEAAIVDGQQRLTTISLLTKAIYDEFDDEMRQNVRDTIQNVLFYKRNTTDSLKDSEIKISHSRVDRGSYEAIIRQGVFEGNRPEMEAKKEGSPQIRQCYHYYRRVLHKKDQQELKDIFDIMYNDNNKMLVRIELMEHDVNEQSIFDTINRAGTRLSTADIIKNNLFQGFMESCGTDSRKQQEVSEIYNEKWDRIFYSEDGENEWDFRRRFGNVDRNNLEFLLYCVACIKWEKGEKGDSREFFGNLDNVYTRETASYDFSDYGMLINEIYEYAELFSNYITGLNLVMNDKEKVESAYFSWQEDVRRLLLVLEEFGIQMFYPFILKMLKEAGGNLQDETLRKQCRILESFVIRRRIMGTSVSDYASKCSLILNQGAGKLCSAAGEKEISISDGEVRRQLTKMKNDTAKMLLFLTELSRRNKNSDEIALTYTYTLEHIMPQKWQENWHVPKEQAENRQNHINDLGNLTLLRNSLNSSVRNMDFKTKIEGIPKSGRQRVREGYKGNVSLKITEEIIEQYEAGRTEWNEARIDERREQLAEEILKLWPLYVEKTE
- a CDS encoding aminotransferase class V-fold PLP-dependent enzyme, which gives rise to MRELIYLDNASTTFPKPESVYRAMEEAGRHLAVNAGRGSYRLAREAFRLTEDTREEILRLVQGNYGAETVFTPSATIACNQVLGGLNWKPEDVVYVTPFEHNAVIRVLYHLQKQYGFETEELAVDRDSLEPNMEKIRYQFLRKPPAALIMNHVSNVTGAIIPWQHIAELAEEYQPVVVVDGSQALGLVPVCLKHTNADFYIFAGHKTLYGPLGIGGYVSNRRKKLKQILFGGTGSDSLNPEVSPEDVRGYEPGSMNITAIAGLKAAVEEAVCPNPGERLREEQRLRDYLLENLSRIPEIILYPPVHSESAGILSLNIEGYQAEEVGILLDREYGIAVRTGYHCAPLIHKYLRDKEYGGTVRVSLGRFTGEKELDLFVEALEEIAAG